In Anas platyrhynchos isolate ZD024472 breed Pekin duck chromosome 24, IASCAAS_PekinDuck_T2T, whole genome shotgun sequence, the following are encoded in one genomic region:
- the RRAGC gene encoding ras-related GTP-binding protein C has translation MALQFGGGGAAGAAEEPALVGGSFGAADAFPKDFGYGEEEEEAELDGGPGSGGPGGGGGAGGPGGGAGGADSKPRILLMGLRRSGKSSIQKVVFHKMSPNETLFLESTNKIYKDDISNSSFVNFQIWDFPGQMDFFDPTFDYEMIFRGTGALIYVIDAQDDYMEALTRLHITVSKAYKVNPEMNFEVFIHKVDGLSDDHKIETQRDIHQRANDDLTDAGLEKLHLSFYLTSIYDHSIFEAFSKVVQKLIPQLPTLENLLNIFISNSGIEKAFLFDVVSKIYIATDSSPVDMQSYELCCDMIDVVIDVSCIYGLKEDGTGSAYDKESMAIIKLNNTTVLYLKEVTKFLALVCILREESFERKGLIDYNFHCFRKAIHEVFEVGVASHRICNHQASTSNMKAVTHNGTPRNAV, from the exons ATGGCGCTGCAGTTcggcggcgggggcgcggcGGGCGCGGCGGAGGAACCGGCGCTGGTCGGGGGCAGCTTCGGAGCGGCGGACGCTTTCCCTAAAGACTTCGGCTacggcgaggaggaggaggaggcggagctGGACGGCGGCCCGGGCTCCGGAGGCCccggaggcggcggcggagcgggcgggcccggcggcggggcgggcggggcggACTCCAAGCCGCGGATCCTGCTGATGGGGCTGCGGCGCAGCGGCAAGTCCTCCATCCAGAAG GTGGTGTTTCACAAAATGTCTCCCAATGAGACCCTGTTCTTGGAAAGCACCAACAAGATCTATAAGGATGATATTTCCAACAGTTCGTTTGTGAATTTCCAGATCTGGGATTTTCCTGGACAGATGGACTTTTTTGACCCAACGTTTGATTAtgagatgatcttcagaggaaCAGGTGCTCTAATATATGTTATTGATGCTCAG GATGACTATATGGAAGCTTTAACAAGACTCCACATCACAGTTTCAAAAGCCTACAAGGTCAACCCAGAAATGAACTTTGAAGTTTTTATTCATAAAGTTGATGGTTTATCGGATGACCATAAAATAGAAACTCAGCGGGATATTCATCAGAGGGCTAACGATGACCTTACAGATGCTGGGCTTGAAAAACTTCACCTTAG CTTTTATTTGACCAGTATCTATGACCATTCAATATTTGAAGCCTTCAGTAAAGTGGTTCAGAAGCTCATTCCGCAACTGCCAACACTGGAAAATCTACTAAATATCTTTATATCA aaTTCAGGCAttgaaaaagcttttctcttcGATGTAGTCAGCAAAATCTACATCGCAACAGACAGTTCCCCTGTGGACATGCAGTCATATGAGTTGTGCTGTGACATGATTGATGTAGTGATAGATGTTTCCTGTATATATGG GTTAAAAGAAGATGGTACTGGAAGTGCTTATGATAAGGAGTCAATGGCAATTATCAAGCTCAATAACACAACGGTCTTGTACTTAAAGGAAGTAACAAAGTTTTTGGCATTAGTTTGCATTCTTAGAGAAGAAAGTTTTGAGCGCAAAG GTCTGATAGACTACAATTTCCATTGCTTCCGCAAAGCCATTCATGAGGTCTTTGAAGTAGGTGTTGCCTCCCACAGAATCTGCAACCATCAAGCAAGCACCTCGAATATGAAAGCAGTGACTCACAATGGCACACCTAGGAATGCAGTCTAG
- the MYCBP gene encoding C-Myc-binding protein gives MAHYKAADSKREQFRRYLEKSGVLDTLTKVLVALYEEPEKPNSALDFLKHHLGASAPENPEIEALRLEVAEMKEKYEAVLEENKNLKTKLAQYEPPQEEKHDE, from the exons ATGGCGCATTACAAG GCCGCCGACTCGAAGCGGGAGCAGTTCCGCCGCTACCTGGAGAAGTCGGGGGTGCTGGACACGCTCACCAAGG tGTTGGTAGCCTTATATGAAGAGCCAGAGAAACCAAATAGTGCACTGGA CTTTCTGAAGCATCATTTGGGAGCTTCAGCTCCTGAGAATCCAGAAATAGAGGCACTTCGCCTGGAAGTggcagagatgaaagaaaaatacgAAGCTGtgttggaagaaaataaaaacctgaaaaCCAAG CTGGCTCAGTATGAACCACCTCAAGAAGAGAAGCATGATGAATAA
- the GJA9 gene encoding gap junction alpha-9 protein: MGDWNFLGGILEEVHIHSTIIGKIWLTILFVFRMLVLGVATEDVWNDEQSEFICNTEQPGCRNVCYDEAFPISLIRYWVLQVIFVSSPSLVYMGHALYRLRALEKERQKKKAQVRVELESTELEMTEYRKRLERELRQLDQRKLNKAPLRGSLLCTYVIHIFTRSAVEVGFMIGQYLLYGFRLDPLYKCQREPCPNVVDCFVSRPTEKTVFILFMQSIATVSLVLNVLEIIHLGLRKIKMGLCGQEENKGGHGNFYINKSKKYSVIPRSSLGIPATPPKTLPSVLSGYAFLMEKQTDTAIYPVLNSPPMFQSIQNNHTESSSNYTHHNQENKLPRKRPATSALNDQNQNISTNNEALPSRPETEANNSQKEADQKHFLAGTQNADTAQCLRSFAEMPSQPSLQHCTFPAASLRRQQGIVSSWNCSAAVESAGSSTNSLTKSSSRRQSGLSANQGQPPSKTDIRNPSRPDTPDSVGEASSGSRQSRGCGSPQLLPVSGRPSLSSSAGSRRAPTDLRI, encoded by the coding sequence ATGGGAGACTGGAATTTCCTTGGAGGCATTTTAGAGGAGGTCCACATTCATTCCACCATTATTGGGAAGATTTGGCTCACTATCCTCTTTGTCTTTCGAATGCTTGTCCTCGGAGTGGCAACTGAGGACGTCTGGAATGACGAACAGTCAGAATTTATCTGCAACACTGAGCAACCCGGCTGTAGAAACGTGTGCTACGATGAGGCCTTCCCTATCTCCCTCATAAGGTACTGGGTCTTGCAGGTTATCTTTGTGTCTTCCCCTTCTTTGGTGTATATGGGTCATGCCTTATACAGACTAAGAGCcttagagaaagagagacaaaagaagaaagctcAGGTAAGAGTGGAGCTTGAAAGCACTGAATTGGAAATGACCGAATATCGGAAAAGGCTGGAGAGAGAACTCCGGCAACTGGATCAAAGGAAGCTGAACAAAGCACCCCTGCGAGGCTCTTTGCTCTGCACTTATGTGATACATATTTTCACGAGGTCTGCAGTGGAAGTCGGTTTTATGATTGGGCAATATCTGCTTTATGGGTTTCGGCTGGATCCCCTTTACAAATGTCAGAGAGAGCCATGTCCAAACGTCGTTGACTGCTTTGTATCAAGACCGACAGAAAAGACGGTGTTCATATTATTCATGCAGTCGATAGCGACTGTGTCTTTGGTTTTAAATGTCTTAGAAATTATCCACCTAGGATTACGAAAAATTAAAATGGGGCTTTGTGGGCAGGAGGAAAACAAGGGTGGCCATGGCAATTTCTACATAAACAAATCTAAGAAATACTCAGTGATACCTCGCTCTTCTTTGGGAATACCTGCAACCCCTCCAAAAACTCTTCCTTCTGTACTTAGTGgttatgcatttttaatggaaaagcaAACCGACACTGCCATCTACCCGGTTCTAAATTCTCCTCCCATGTTTCAGTCTATTCAAAATAACCATACAGAAAGTAGCAGCAACTACACCCATCAcaatcaggaaaataaattgccGAGGAAAAGGCCAGCTACAAGCGCTTTGAATGATCAGAATCAAAATATTAGCACAAATAATGAGGCCTTGCCTAGCAGGCCTGAGACCGAAGCAAATAATTCTCAGAAAGAAGCTGATCAGAAACATTTCCTTGCTGGCACACAGAATGCAGATACAGCTCAGTGCTTGagaagctttgctgaaatgcCATCACAACCATCACTGCAACATTGCACTTTTCCAGCTGCCAGCTTAAGAAGACAGCAAGGAATCGTTTCCTCCTGGAACTGCTCCGCAGCCGTCGAGAGTGCTGGCTCTTCCACGAATTCCCTcacaaagagcagcagcagaagacaaAGTGGTCTCAGTGCAAACCAAGGGCAGCCACCTTCCAAAACCGACATCAGAAATCCCAGCCGCCCTGACACTCCTGACTCCGTCGGGGAGGCGAGCTCCGGCTCTCgccagagcaggggctgcggcagcccccagctgctccccgTGTCCGGGCGCCCGTCCCTGTCCAGCAGTGCCGGTAGCCGGCGTGCCCCCACTGACCTGCGCATTTAG